From Aristaeella lactis, the proteins below share one genomic window:
- a CDS encoding thiamine diphosphokinase produces the protein MQRCVIIGGAEIRRYQRIRESLRKDDWLVYCDGGLKHIPEIGREPNLIVGDFDSHEKPETDIETIVLPREKDDTDTVYAVKEAVRRGYREFLLVGVTGERFDHTFGNISLLLYLDSLDIPARILDDYSEMSVVSRVPAEVEDSCSYFSLLNISGTAKGISIRNAKYPLTDGEITSEYQYGISNEVLPGRTAQVYVREGRLLLVKVI, from the coding sequence GTGCAGAGATGTGTGATCATCGGAGGAGCTGAAATCCGCCGGTACCAGCGGATCCGCGAAAGCCTGCGGAAGGATGACTGGCTGGTGTACTGTGACGGCGGCCTGAAACACATACCGGAGATCGGAAGGGAACCAAACCTGATCGTAGGTGACTTTGACTCCCATGAAAAACCGGAAACTGATATTGAAACGATCGTGCTGCCACGGGAAAAGGATGATACGGATACGGTTTACGCCGTGAAGGAAGCCGTCCGGCGCGGATACAGGGAGTTTCTCCTGGTTGGAGTGACGGGAGAACGGTTTGACCACACTTTCGGGAATATCTCCCTGCTGCTGTACCTGGACTCCCTGGATATTCCCGCACGGATCCTGGATGATTATTCGGAGATGAGCGTTGTCTCCCGTGTGCCCGCGGAAGTGGAGGACAGCTGTTCGTATTTCTCCCTGCTGAATATCAGCGGAACCGCAAAGGGCATCAGCATCCGAAACGCCAAATACCCGCTTACGGACGGGGAGATCACCAGCGAATACCAGTACGGGATCAGCAATGAGGTTTTGCCGGGCAGAACCGCGCAGGTTTACGTGCGGGAGGGAAGACTGCTGCTTGTGAAGGTTATATAA
- a CDS encoding sodium:solute symporter family protein, with the protein MAFGDLALKLGMLLVFFGVMVYVGFYCRKHSTDVNGFVLGGRSVGPWLTAFAYGTSYFSAVIFVGYAGQFGWKFGIAATWVGIGNALIGSLMAWVILGRRTRIMTQHLSSATMPDFFSKRFSAPSLKIAASIIIFIFMIPYTASLYNGLSRLFNMAFNVDYSVCVIVMAVLTAIYVIVGGYMATAVNDFIQGLIMLVGIVAVIAAVLGSKGGFMASLQGLAAAQDAGIANGSVPGIFNSFFGPDPLSLFGVVILTSLGTWGLPQMVGKFYAIKSEAHIHKGTIISTVFAMVVAGGCYFLGGFGRLFAAELGAAEGGTPAGGFDNVIPTMLKTLSPFLIAVVIILVLSASMSTLSSLVLTSSSTVTLDLLKGRVVKEMDEKKQLLVMRVLIVVFIVISAALAIVQANSSVAFIAQAMGVSWGAMAGAFLAPFLYGLYWKRTTKQGCWAAMLFSSVFMIIDMLVNLKVLSLNLGFLASPINAGAFCMLAGLVIVPAVSMLFKAPDRDEVDSIFSCYQRKVIVAAKDSIETEE; encoded by the coding sequence ATGGCATTCGGCGATCTGGCACTCAAACTCGGTATGCTTCTGGTCTTCTTTGGCGTCATGGTCTATGTGGGCTTCTACTGCAGGAAGCACTCCACCGATGTGAACGGTTTCGTGCTCGGCGGACGGAGCGTTGGTCCCTGGCTGACAGCCTTTGCTTACGGTACATCCTATTTCTCTGCTGTTATTTTTGTCGGCTATGCCGGACAGTTTGGCTGGAAATTCGGTATTGCTGCCACATGGGTCGGTATCGGCAACGCACTCATCGGTTCCCTGATGGCGTGGGTTATCCTTGGCCGGCGTACCCGGATCATGACCCAGCACCTTTCCAGTGCAACTATGCCGGACTTCTTCAGCAAGCGCTTCTCGGCGCCTTCCCTGAAGATCGCGGCTTCCATTATTATTTTCATCTTTATGATCCCTTATACAGCTTCCCTGTATAACGGCCTGAGCCGCCTGTTCAATATGGCTTTCAACGTGGATTATTCTGTCTGCGTGATCGTTATGGCGGTGCTGACTGCCATTTATGTGATCGTCGGCGGCTATATGGCCACCGCGGTGAATGACTTTATCCAGGGCCTGATCATGCTGGTGGGTATCGTCGCGGTGATTGCCGCGGTACTCGGAAGCAAGGGCGGCTTCATGGCTTCTCTGCAGGGGCTGGCTGCCGCACAGGACGCGGGCATCGCAAACGGATCCGTTCCGGGCATCTTCAATTCCTTCTTCGGGCCTGATCCGCTGAGCCTGTTTGGTGTGGTCATCCTGACATCCCTGGGTACCTGGGGCCTTCCCCAGATGGTCGGCAAGTTCTATGCGATCAAGAGTGAAGCACATATCCATAAAGGAACCATTATCTCCACCGTGTTCGCGATGGTGGTTGCGGGCGGATGCTATTTCCTGGGCGGATTTGGCCGGCTGTTTGCCGCAGAACTCGGTGCGGCGGAAGGCGGAACTCCCGCGGGCGGTTTTGACAACGTCATTCCGACCATGCTGAAAACCCTGTCTCCCTTCCTGATCGCGGTCGTAATCATCCTGGTGCTTTCCGCCTCCATGTCCACCCTGTCCTCCCTGGTGCTGACTTCCTCCTCCACAGTGACCCTGGATCTGCTCAAGGGCCGCGTTGTTAAGGAAATGGACGAGAAAAAGCAGCTGCTGGTTATGCGGGTGCTGATCGTGGTGTTTATTGTGATCTCCGCGGCGCTGGCAATTGTTCAGGCAAATTCAAGTGTAGCCTTTATCGCCCAGGCTATGGGCGTCAGCTGGGGCGCGATGGCCGGTGCTTTCCTGGCCCCCTTCCTCTACGGACTGTACTGGAAGCGCACCACAAAGCAGGGCTGCTGGGCTGCCATGCTGTTCTCCTCTGTCTTTATGATCATTGACATGCTGGTGAACCTGAAGGTGCTGAGCCTGAACCTGGGCTTCCTGGCTTCTCCCATCAATGCCGGCGCATTCTGTATGCTGGCAGGCCTGGTGATCGTTCCCGCAGTCAGCATGCTGTTCAAGGCTCCGGACAGGGATGAGGTTGACAGCATCTTCTCCTGCTACCAGCGGAAGGTCATTGTCGCGGCAAAGGATTCCATTGAGACGGAAGAATAA
- a CDS encoding DUF3048 C-terminal domain-containing protein: MKKILSLILALSMLAGVSAALADPTEIDGVTERNININRAGLNQSADEVIGEGYSPTTGRALDEIDAPDGFLGVAVTGQYQPIMVQISNSGNGIGVSKNGKLYIVAPVNGSYSDVVYEAVQKRGGGESRMTMVFSDTIPDYVGFVRSTRLTHCRLRQEWGCAFCTSGYSSADVPGEWRRLGVKNPQGATPSDPGVVYVGDYPKCWEDYVWRLSGIESANSEIFMLADIVKNIVPKDNVPANHTWLFTDDVPDGGDTANIIYVSHGNKYETDNRMEYDSELNAYIRYNYVKNHEDLPYKDTVLVNPVIKKVKNSQGESVKKIVAESRDENEIITFNNVIVQSIRMNWIESTRPDPELVGKGNADYFMAGKHYQGVWERTDDNSRTVFYGEDGNEIKLQKGRTLIILMPYLQSSHGGKMNKNTDCSVKYE, encoded by the coding sequence ATGAAAAAGATCCTGAGTCTGATTCTTGCCCTTTCTATGCTTGCGGGAGTGTCAGCGGCGCTGGCAGATCCGACTGAAATTGACGGAGTTACCGAACGCAATATCAATATCAACCGTGCCGGCCTGAACCAAAGCGCTGACGAAGTCATCGGTGAAGGTTACAGCCCCACTACCGGCCGGGCCCTGGATGAGATCGATGCACCCGACGGGTTCCTGGGTGTGGCCGTGACCGGCCAATACCAGCCGATCATGGTGCAGATCTCCAACTCCGGCAACGGCATCGGAGTTTCCAAGAACGGCAAGCTGTATATTGTTGCTCCGGTCAACGGATCCTATTCCGACGTGGTCTATGAAGCCGTTCAGAAGCGCGGCGGCGGTGAAAGCCGTATGACCATGGTCTTCTCTGATACGATTCCGGACTATGTCGGCTTTGTCCGCAGCACACGCCTGACCCACTGCCGCCTCCGGCAGGAATGGGGATGCGCGTTCTGCACCTCCGGGTATTCCTCCGCGGACGTTCCCGGTGAATGGCGCAGGCTGGGTGTTAAGAACCCGCAGGGCGCCACTCCGAGCGATCCGGGCGTAGTGTACGTCGGCGACTATCCCAAGTGCTGGGAAGACTATGTATGGCGCCTCAGCGGCATTGAAAGCGCGAACAGCGAGATCTTCATGCTGGCGGACATTGTGAAGAACATCGTTCCGAAGGACAATGTTCCTGCCAATCACACCTGGCTGTTTACGGATGATGTGCCGGACGGCGGCGATACCGCGAACATCATCTATGTGTCCCACGGCAATAAGTATGAGACGGACAACCGTATGGAATACGATTCCGAGCTCAATGCCTACATCCGTTACAACTACGTTAAAAATCATGAAGACCTTCCCTACAAGGACACCGTGCTGGTGAACCCGGTGATCAAGAAGGTCAAGAACAGCCAGGGCGAATCCGTGAAGAAGATCGTTGCGGAAAGCCGTGATGAAAACGAGATCATCACCTTCAACAACGTGATCGTCCAGAGCATCCGCATGAACTGGATCGAAAGCACCCGGCCTGATCCGGAACTGGTGGGCAAAGGAAACGCCGATTACTTCATGGCCGGCAAACACTACCAGGGCGTCTGGGAACGGACCGATGACAACAGCCGGACTGTTTTCTACGGTGAAGACGGTAATGAAATCAAGCTGCAGAAAGGCCGGACACTGATCATCCTGATGCCTTACCTCCAGTCTTCCCACGGCGGAAAGATGAACAAGAACACAGACTGCAGTGTGAAATACGAATAA
- a CDS encoding response regulator transcription factor, with protein MGKRILLVDDEPLILKGLKYTLEQEGYETDSAMDGEEALSKFEAGSFDLILLDVMLPKLDGIAVCQRIRERSDVPIIMLTAKGEDMDKILGLEYGADDYMTKPFNILEVKARIKTILRRVSGSVQQQEHRVIRVHDMEVNLIKRSVTLGGKDIKLTAKEFDLLQMFVTNRGTVFSREQMLETVWKYDYAGDARTVDVHIRRLREKIERDTSKPEFIFTKWGVGYYFTDQD; from the coding sequence GTGGGTAAAAGGATCCTCCTTGTGGATGACGAGCCTCTGATCCTGAAAGGCCTGAAATATACGCTGGAGCAGGAAGGCTACGAAACAGACAGCGCCATGGATGGCGAGGAAGCCCTGTCCAAGTTTGAAGCAGGGTCTTTTGACCTTATCCTTCTGGATGTGATGCTGCCGAAACTGGACGGTATTGCTGTCTGCCAGCGGATCCGTGAACGCAGTGATGTTCCGATCATCATGCTGACCGCCAAGGGTGAGGATATGGATAAGATCCTCGGGCTTGAATACGGCGCGGATGATTATATGACCAAACCCTTCAATATTCTTGAAGTCAAAGCGCGGATCAAGACGATCCTCCGCCGTGTTTCCGGCAGCGTCCAGCAGCAGGAACACCGGGTGATCCGGGTCCACGATATGGAAGTGAACCTGATCAAGCGGAGCGTTACCCTTGGCGGAAAAGACATCAAGCTGACAGCCAAGGAATTTGACCTGCTCCAGATGTTCGTAACCAATCGCGGCACTGTGTTCAGCAGAGAGCAGATGCTCGAAACGGTCTGGAAATATGACTATGCCGGCGATGCCCGTACGGTGGACGTCCATATCCGCCGTCTGAGGGAAAAGATTGAACGGGACACATCAAAGCCTGAATTCATCTTTACCAAATGGGGAGTTGGTTACTATTTCACGGATCAGGACTAA
- a CDS encoding sensor histidine kinase, with translation MASIRWKILLAFFLIVGISFFVAATSLTGLVSQYLFDQRKRDDSLKTEKLAIDAAYYFQSVSANELNELLEDHAATMDGRLMLIDNDGKIQYDTFQTLCGQRVQVDEVLRVLAGEKEAYNIHSPGKAIVEAMSGERGAEYVAYSAREIEGYQGRIGVALYVGRVQKLMDSLKSVRVQLLSIFAMIAVAALVVALILSRILTNPITAVSRTMRKMGKGDLSVRVPVRGSGELRELAENYNTMAAQLESLDKSRNQFVSNASHELKTPLATMKILLESMIYQPDMPEEVRVDFMKDMNHEIDRLTGIVTDLLVLTRLDNKEDMKRDCVDMSELTLETIRMLTPAAEQNHQVISEDVEGGLYLYGDRSKLNQIIYNLMDNAIKYTPEEGTISVSLREEDGDIVWRVKDNGVGIPKEDQEHIFERFYRVDKARGRDTGGTGLGLSIVKQMVKMHGGSISVHSEPGKGSEFVVTFPQEGETP, from the coding sequence ATGGCCAGCATCAGGTGGAAAATCCTGCTGGCCTTTTTTCTCATTGTAGGCATTTCTTTTTTTGTTGCGGCGACCAGCCTGACCGGGCTGGTCAGTCAATATCTGTTTGATCAGAGGAAGCGGGATGACAGCCTCAAAACAGAGAAGCTGGCGATAGACGCGGCCTATTATTTTCAGTCTGTTTCCGCCAATGAGCTGAACGAACTGCTGGAGGACCACGCTGCCACCATGGACGGCCGGCTGATGCTGATCGATAATGACGGCAAGATCCAGTATGACACCTTCCAGACCCTGTGCGGACAGCGGGTGCAGGTGGATGAGGTGCTCCGGGTCCTGGCAGGGGAAAAGGAAGCCTATAACATCCATTCTCCCGGAAAAGCCATTGTGGAAGCAATGAGCGGAGAACGCGGCGCTGAGTATGTAGCCTACAGTGCCCGTGAAATAGAGGGGTACCAGGGAAGAATAGGCGTAGCCCTGTATGTGGGCCGCGTCCAGAAGCTGATGGATTCCCTGAAGTCTGTCCGTGTGCAGCTTCTCAGCATATTTGCCATGATCGCGGTGGCAGCCCTGGTTGTGGCGCTGATCCTGAGCCGGATTCTGACGAATCCGATCACGGCGGTCAGCCGGACCATGAGGAAGATGGGAAAAGGCGACCTGAGCGTCCGTGTGCCTGTACGGGGCAGCGGGGAGCTGCGGGAACTGGCGGAAAACTATAACACGATGGCTGCTCAGCTTGAAAGTCTGGATAAATCAAGGAACCAGTTTGTTTCCAATGCAAGCCACGAACTGAAGACGCCGCTGGCGACCATGAAGATCCTGCTTGAATCCATGATCTATCAGCCGGATATGCCGGAAGAGGTCCGGGTGGATTTCATGAAGGATATGAATCATGAGATCGACCGGCTGACGGGAATTGTTACGGATCTGCTGGTGCTGACACGGCTGGACAACAAGGAAGATATGAAACGGGACTGCGTGGACATGAGTGAGCTGACGCTGGAAACGATCAGGATGCTTACGCCTGCCGCGGAACAGAATCACCAGGTGATTTCCGAGGACGTGGAGGGCGGCCTGTACCTGTACGGGGACAGGAGCAAACTGAACCAGATCATCTACAATCTGATGGATAACGCCATCAAGTACACGCCGGAAGAGGGAACCATCTCCGTATCCCTGCGGGAGGAAGACGGCGACATTGTCTGGCGTGTGAAGGATAACGGCGTGGGTATTCCGAAGGAAGACCAGGAACATATTTTTGAACGTTTCTACAGGGTGGACAAAGCACGGGGCAGGGATACCGGCGGTACGGGACTTGGCCTGAGCATTGTGAAACAGATGGTGAAAATGCACGGCGGAAGCATTTCCGTTCACAGCGAACCCGGAAAGGGTTCGGAGTTTGTGGTGACGTTCCCGCAGGAAGGAGAAACGCCGTGA
- a CDS encoding GerMN domain-containing protein, producing MKRRVISLLTAFCLLFLLTGCTDSSMEEKHAPAPTLPPAEDRYHAPDGDESLGINREYRMFFPRTDGLYLVSRTTEVDGENLLDTVEHLLLNLFAFKGDTEALKIGGNKPVGLYGTHPVEISGGVCTVNLSASILDQLRKEKVYKDYLAITATLCELDEISYVNFLIAGLSHEMTGNMPLGTFVGQPDKNIQGFNIQTAWEQMEAKRTPTGMDAAKIPLKTPATLYYPLPDGRGVGCTIREVSFAGQTQAQLVTGLIDTVSTVLKSMPEGQNIPELKSLLLRDPLVIDREDGTQQLVLSLREDAEERLREGKTDPACYEAAMIYMLTTFVPNIRYVSFRVGNQNQLVTELKETEHFSAVTALGGLFSRDVVEPFLKGSITVYFARNGILCECEQPITRRAADSPRAQLCVVMEGPDATERENGVTATLPEGIREDDILGISAEGDTLLVNLSENFREAILENGADNEMLLCYSMVNTLCKNTGMKRVRFYFEGRQEEHIAGTIYWAGEFMYNIGLAEKGLG from the coding sequence GTGAAAAGAAGAGTGATCAGCCTGCTGACGGCTTTCTGCCTCCTTTTCCTGCTGACGGGCTGTACAGACAGCAGCATGGAGGAAAAGCATGCACCCGCGCCGACACTGCCGCCGGCGGAAGACCGGTACCATGCACCGGACGGGGATGAGAGCCTCGGCATAAACAGGGAATACAGGATGTTTTTCCCGAGAACAGACGGCCTTTACCTGGTTTCCCGCACGACAGAGGTGGACGGAGAGAACCTGCTGGATACGGTGGAACATCTGCTGCTGAACCTGTTCGCTTTCAAGGGCGACACGGAAGCGCTGAAAATTGGCGGCAATAAACCGGTCGGACTGTACGGGACCCATCCGGTGGAGATCAGCGGCGGCGTGTGTACCGTGAACCTGTCCGCTTCTATCCTTGATCAGCTTCGGAAGGAAAAGGTTTATAAGGATTACCTTGCGATTACCGCCACGCTGTGCGAGCTGGATGAAATAAGCTATGTGAACTTCCTGATCGCCGGGCTGAGCCATGAAATGACCGGCAATATGCCCCTGGGAACATTTGTGGGACAACCGGACAAAAATATCCAGGGATTCAATATCCAGACGGCCTGGGAACAGATGGAGGCCAAGCGTACCCCTACGGGAATGGACGCGGCAAAGATCCCGCTGAAAACCCCTGCAACGCTGTATTATCCGCTTCCGGACGGCCGGGGCGTTGGATGCACCATACGGGAAGTATCCTTTGCGGGCCAGACCCAGGCACAGCTTGTGACGGGGCTGATTGATACGGTGAGCACCGTCCTGAAGAGCATGCCGGAAGGGCAGAACATCCCGGAACTGAAGAGCCTGCTGCTTCGCGATCCCCTTGTGATCGACAGGGAGGACGGAACACAGCAGCTTGTGCTGAGCCTGCGGGAGGACGCAGAGGAACGGCTGAGGGAAGGAAAGACAGACCCGGCCTGTTACGAAGCTGCCATGATCTATATGCTGACCACTTTTGTGCCGAATATCCGGTATGTATCCTTCCGCGTCGGAAACCAGAATCAGCTGGTTACAGAACTGAAGGAAACGGAACATTTCAGCGCGGTTACGGCGCTGGGAGGCCTGTTCTCCCGTGATGTGGTTGAACCCTTTCTGAAGGGAAGCATCACCGTTTATTTTGCCCGGAACGGTATCCTGTGCGAGTGTGAACAGCCCATTACACGCAGGGCTGCCGACAGCCCCCGGGCTCAGCTGTGCGTGGTGATGGAAGGACCGGATGCAACAGAGCGGGAAAACGGCGTCACCGCTACTCTGCCCGAAGGGATCCGGGAGGACGATATCCTTGGGATCTCCGCTGAAGGCGATACGCTGCTTGTGAACCTGAGCGAGAATTTCCGGGAAGCGATCCTGGAGAACGGCGCGGACAACGAAATGCTGCTGTGCTACAGCATGGTGAATACGCTTTGCAAGAACACCGGTATGAAGCGGGTGCGGTTCTATTTCGAAGGAAGACAGGAAGAGCATATAGCCGGAACCATCTACTGGGCGGGCGAGTTTATGTATAATATTGGTCTGGCGGAAAAAGGTCTTGGATGA
- a CDS encoding S1C family serine protease — translation MRKILNHKVMGIIALALVCVFAGTVIGAAQPAANAEEKVVLTSPFTEAIAKVRDSVVGVNNYQIVNNNYGGYDNFGGYFPWSYFGGYGNGYGSYGYTQPDSSQEVKYGSGSGVVIAKEYVLTNYHVVEGAHSLKISLDEDEKNLYDATVVASDADKDVAVLQVPGLPLEPVELGNSDDLVIGDWVVCIGNPIGFTGTATAGIVSGLNREIASESSTIDKYGRNSQIVNSMIQTDAAINSGNSGGGMFNTAGQLVGIPTLKYSGTRYSSNAAVESIGMCIPINEAKDIIEAALNGEGAAAEPADTENNENTGNDLKGKPRMGVTVSTVKDTRGQLPRGVYIEEVEKDSPAEAAGLQVGDIMVEVNGQVITSVTEEVEIIAKLKEGDEVAVKVFRPDQVYGDGRISYDGEYVDLTVKLAMVDSIAQ, via the coding sequence ATGAGAAAGATCCTGAATCATAAAGTGATGGGCATTATCGCCCTGGCGCTTGTTTGTGTATTTGCGGGCACCGTGATCGGCGCCGCGCAGCCTGCCGCGAACGCGGAAGAAAAAGTGGTTCTGACGTCTCCCTTTACCGAGGCAATCGCCAAGGTGCGGGACAGCGTTGTCGGCGTGAACAATTACCAGATTGTGAACAACAACTACGGCGGCTATGACAACTTCGGCGGATATTTCCCCTGGAGCTACTTCGGCGGCTACGGGAACGGTTATGGCAGCTACGGATATACCCAGCCTGATTCTTCCCAGGAAGTGAAATACGGCAGCGGATCCGGCGTAGTGATCGCCAAGGAATATGTACTGACCAACTATCACGTTGTGGAAGGCGCACACAGCCTGAAGATCTCTCTGGACGAGGATGAAAAGAACCTTTATGACGCAACAGTGGTTGCCAGCGACGCGGACAAGGACGTGGCCGTTCTGCAGGTGCCCGGCCTGCCGCTTGAACCGGTGGAACTGGGCAACAGCGATGACCTGGTGATCGGTGACTGGGTTGTGTGTATCGGCAACCCCATCGGGTTTACCGGCACGGCAACCGCGGGTATTGTTTCCGGACTGAACCGGGAGATCGCCAGCGAGAGCAGCACGATTGACAAGTACGGAAGGAACAGCCAGATCGTAAACAGCATGATCCAGACTGACGCTGCCATCAACAGCGGCAACAGCGGCGGCGGCATGTTCAACACGGCCGGCCAGCTGGTCGGCATCCCGACGCTGAAGTACAGCGGCACCCGGTACAGCTCCAACGCTGCTGTTGAAAGCATCGGTATGTGCATCCCGATCAATGAGGCGAAAGACATTATTGAAGCCGCACTGAACGGAGAAGGCGCTGCAGCCGAACCGGCGGATACTGAAAATAATGAAAACACCGGCAATGACCTGAAGGGCAAGCCGAGAATGGGCGTGACCGTCAGCACAGTGAAGGACACCAGGGGCCAGCTGCCCAGGGGCGTGTATATTGAAGAAGTGGAAAAGGACAGCCCCGCGGAGGCGGCAGGCCTGCAGGTGGGCGACATCATGGTGGAAGTCAACGGCCAAGTGATCACCAGCGTCACCGAAGAGGTGGAAATCATCGCAAAGCTGAAGGAAGGCGATGAAGTAGCTGTGAAGGTCTTCCGTCCCGACCAGGTATACGGCGACGGCAGGATCTCCTACGACGGTGAATATGTGGATCTGACGGTGAAGCTGGCCATGGTGGACAGCATTGCCCAGTAA
- a CDS encoding PIG-L deacetylase family protein produces the protein MKKAMLILAAAILCILCITASAEETVPEMTFCDLSFRLELRPASGVKSAGVYQSADLSGKPAERIEADSGLVLLGSGKKSWKIQYGDKTGYVSKSKMNLAGIPDGHVPVSGAVSSSTLRMANTMVRPKDEDYILLNGVQELSAPVDYFAFFLWDEWQGKLERTWLYTPEKPVSAADTADWQRVMPTKGLNAGRKMLCIQGFSSGSGIVLARLPFFVAGKAEDPANLNSLCTFLPNDQRLLDSNPETCWSPTEKRKELTITLPEDTPAALLQVEWYKPPEKTEIRVFDKAGKILLNRTLETGFYVDAVELPENACTVVIHPYGTRLRMSSVRVYGKDYPREVVQQWQPMPDKLDMLLFSTHQDDEILFFSGLVPWYSHLGKKLGIVYMANCGRARYREALDGIWISGMRIHPVFLGYKDADVSSFDVATNLWPDSQTAIVREIRRCKPDVIVVQDLNGEYGHTQHRLTSSQVCRGTELASDPSYDPESAAQYGTWDVKKLYVHLYEKNQVHMDWHIPLEELGGFTPWEIAVEAFEMHHSQYGYFRMERQSITYDSSLFGLYRSTVGPDTKGNDMFEHID, from the coding sequence ATGAAGAAAGCGATGCTGATCCTGGCTGCGGCCATTCTGTGTATTCTGTGCATAACTGCATCTGCGGAGGAAACGGTTCCGGAGATGACATTCTGTGATCTTTCCTTCCGCCTGGAACTGCGTCCGGCTTCGGGAGTGAAAAGCGCAGGAGTCTATCAGTCGGCTGATCTTTCCGGCAAACCCGCGGAGCGTATCGAGGCGGATTCCGGGCTTGTCCTGCTCGGCTCGGGGAAAAAGAGCTGGAAGATCCAATACGGAGATAAGACCGGTTATGTTTCAAAGTCAAAAATGAACCTCGCCGGCATTCCTGACGGCCATGTCCCTGTGAGCGGAGCGGTTTCTTCCTCCACGCTGCGGATGGCCAATACAATGGTCCGCCCAAAGGATGAGGATTATATCCTGCTGAACGGGGTCCAGGAGCTTTCTGCTCCGGTGGATTACTTTGCCTTCTTCCTGTGGGATGAATGGCAGGGAAAACTGGAACGCACCTGGCTGTATACACCGGAGAAACCGGTTTCAGCAGCGGACACAGCAGACTGGCAGCGGGTTATGCCGACCAAGGGGCTGAACGCGGGAAGAAAAATGCTCTGCATCCAGGGCTTTTCCTCCGGCAGCGGGATCGTACTGGCGCGCCTGCCGTTTTTTGTGGCCGGGAAGGCGGAAGATCCCGCAAACCTGAACAGCCTGTGTACTTTCCTGCCGAATGACCAGAGGCTGCTGGATTCCAACCCGGAAACCTGCTGGAGCCCCACCGAAAAAAGGAAAGAACTGACCATCACACTGCCGGAGGATACTCCTGCCGCTCTTTTACAGGTGGAATGGTACAAGCCTCCGGAAAAAACAGAGATCAGGGTGTTTGACAAGGCAGGGAAGATCCTGCTGAACCGGACGCTGGAAACCGGCTTTTATGTGGATGCGGTTGAACTGCCGGAGAACGCCTGTACCGTGGTGATCCATCCGTACGGCACCCGGCTGCGTATGTCTTCCGTAAGGGTTTACGGAAAAGATTACCCCCGGGAAGTGGTTCAGCAGTGGCAGCCCATGCCGGACAAGCTGGATATGCTGCTTTTTTCCACCCACCAGGATGATGAAATCCTGTTCTTCTCAGGCCTGGTCCCCTGGTACAGTCATCTGGGAAAGAAACTGGGAATCGTCTATATGGCCAACTGCGGACGGGCCCGCTACCGGGAAGCGCTGGACGGAATATGGATCTCCGGAATGAGAATCCATCCGGTTTTCCTGGGATATAAAGACGCTGATGTTTCCAGCTTTGACGTGGCAACAAACCTGTGGCCGGACTCCCAGACGGCAATTGTAAGGGAAATACGCCGCTGCAAGCCCGATGTGATCGTGGTGCAGGACCTGAATGGTGAATACGGCCATACCCAGCACCGCCTGACTTCTTCCCAGGTATGCCGCGGAACGGAACTGGCATCTGATCCTTCCTATGACCCGGAATCCGCAGCGCAGTATGGCACGTGGGACGTGAAAAAACTGTACGTTCACCTGTACGAAAAAAACCAGGTGCATATGGACTGGCATATCCCCCTGGAGGAACTCGGCGGGTTCACGCCCTGGGAGATCGCGGTGGAAGCTTTTGAGATGCATCATTCCCAGTACGGATACTTCCGTATGGAACGCCAGAGCATTACCTACGATTCATCCCTGTTCGGCCTGTACAGGTCTACTGTGGGACCGGACACCAAAGGCAATGATATGTTTGAACATATTGACTAA